Proteins from one Candidatus Cloacimonadota bacterium genomic window:
- a CDS encoding DUF4405 domain-containing protein, protein MNKQKALKILNIFLLLAFLTAAVSLILYRYIPSEIQGSEFLYGLHGWSGIIFIIIAIFHFILNFNWVKMMYFKKKKKK, encoded by the coding sequence ATGAACAAACAAAAAGCATTGAAAATTTTGAATATTTTCTTATTGTTAGCTTTTCTAACTGCTGCAGTATCTTTGATCCTGTATCGCTACATTCCATCAGAAATTCAAGGCAGTGAATTTTTATATGGGTTGCATGGATGGTCGGGGATTATCTTTATTATTATTGCTATATTTCATTTTATTCTCAATTTCAATTGGGTTAAAATGATGTATTTTAAAAAAAAGAAAAAAAAATAA
- a CDS encoding cohesin domain-containing protein, giving the protein MKKILMILALATLLISCSDDPNEPKDELVLSIIPQTSQIAIGEEVLLEIAVEGVLDLFVATFELTYDSDLLQIDNDSFSEGSIWNDEVISFTQLDEGVYSISIGLEQTDDYDGVSGFGVLCGFSIEAIQIGNVDFIIENLNMMDENANPISGFDNVQIENCSITIE; this is encoded by the coding sequence ATGAAAAAAATATTAATGATCTTAGCTTTAGCAACTCTGTTGATATCATGTTCTGATGATCCGAATGAACCAAAAGATGAGTTAGTTTTATCCATTATTCCTCAAACCTCTCAAATTGCTATTGGTGAAGAAGTTTTGCTGGAAATAGCTGTCGAGGGTGTTCTAGATCTTTTTGTGGCAACGTTTGAATTGACTTACGATTCTGATTTACTGCAAATAGATAACGACAGCTTTTCTGAAGGGAGTATTTGGAATGATGAAGTGATTTCCTTTACGCAATTAGATGAAGGTGTTTACAGTATTTCAATTGGTTTGGAGCAAACCGATGATTATGATGGAGTCTCTGGATTTGGTGTTTTGTGTGGTTTTTCTATTGAAGCAATTCAAATTGGTAATGTTGATTTTATAATTGAAAATCTTAATATGATGGATGAAAATGCCAATCCGATAAGTGGCTTCGATAATGTCCAAATAGAAAATTGTTCAATTACAATTGAATGA
- a CDS encoding T9SS type A sorting domain-containing protein produces the protein MKKIFIVFILVCFSILSARPLDLPDSRELSVEQIFESGQIKVNVTNYGYMGKLDNSYGLKWPSGSEADYLYQAGLWFGAKRIRRNELGEKLYWIEEEPTSWDDCIPASDPTWTPDMQLVVDTLTTVGFDGDAHLFEFLPAYNPLEADDLGMQYFENSPYDIIAKKVGNAPDFDDDGDGLVDEDDLGSPFDFNDPSGEYLFTEPYDDDLDGILDEDCSYPGFVTAVSYFYDYSPFGTEGERDWGGSSSGNNHGDYEQLNVAVAQEIYTWPVQFYADMLIIKNTLYNTSQIDTLFDCSVGYMVDADIGYDSLDDISTYLAGSGNEFAYSYDEDGDNGFAPGNIALKILNSANYEHDCWYWNRGDGPDDGNPLNVCPSGVTSNEKYWLMTGRNPNSSKYISLRDEPNSQIGNPDDTRFLYAIFGDQQAFSNPSPATLNIPPGESFVFYTLITLDSELAGLQNKVQLAEDFLASGFDYSLISDLPSIPYLSSVEPIFNTDSAILHWLMLTEPDEFQIYYKKADAPASTWQNEVADPSLNEYIISGLESSFEYKFKIGCLFDDVYLESYAKYVDIMGNLYDVWPGDCNNDGFVDADDIIPIGLYWNETGTARDSLSYVWQSWDYPTDWIEYAAFADCNGDGQVNISDVAAICLNWNYSHDVMTTNWNYPDINAFEDQFYQLYNNLDDSGIESMLKNRIAEEFNFPAANLPNSSILYQNYPNPFNPDTTISFELLEAGEAELLIFNSKGQLVKKLLESNLNKGFHEYVWNGKNSSDHLVPSGIYFYQLKLSSQKIATCKMLLLK, from the coding sequence ATGAAAAAAATATTTATTGTATTCATACTTGTTTGCTTTTCAATCTTATCTGCCAGACCATTAGATTTACCAGATTCCAGAGAATTGTCAGTTGAGCAGATTTTTGAAAGTGGACAGATCAAAGTAAATGTAACAAATTATGGTTATATGGGCAAACTCGATAATAGCTATGGCTTGAAATGGCCATCTGGAAGCGAAGCTGATTATTTATACCAGGCAGGTTTGTGGTTTGGAGCCAAAAGAATAAGAAGAAATGAACTTGGAGAAAAGCTTTATTGGATTGAAGAAGAACCAACTAGTTGGGATGATTGCATTCCTGCCAGTGATCCCACTTGGACTCCTGATATGCAGCTTGTAGTAGATACATTAACAACAGTTGGTTTTGATGGTGATGCGCATTTGTTTGAATTTTTACCAGCTTATAATCCATTGGAAGCTGACGATCTTGGAATGCAATATTTTGAAAATTCTCCTTATGATATCATAGCGAAAAAAGTAGGAAATGCACCAGATTTCGATGATGATGGTGATGGACTTGTAGATGAAGATGATCTTGGCAGTCCTTTTGACTTTAACGATCCCAGTGGTGAATACCTATTTACTGAACCATACGATGATGATTTAGATGGAATTTTAGATGAAGACTGCAGTTATCCCGGATTTGTTACTGCGGTCTCTTATTTCTATGATTACAGTCCATTTGGGACGGAAGGTGAAAGAGATTGGGGAGGATCTTCTTCTGGTAACAATCATGGAGATTATGAACAATTAAATGTAGCTGTTGCACAGGAAATTTATACCTGGCCCGTGCAATTTTATGCAGATATGCTTATCATTAAAAACACACTTTACAATACATCTCAAATTGATACACTTTTCGACTGTTCTGTTGGATATATGGTTGATGCAGATATTGGCTATGATTCATTGGATGATATTAGTACGTATTTAGCAGGTTCAGGGAATGAATTTGCTTATTCTTATGATGAAGATGGTGATAATGGGTTTGCTCCGGGCAATATTGCGCTTAAAATCTTAAATTCGGCAAATTATGAACATGATTGTTGGTATTGGAATAGAGGAGATGGCCCTGATGACGGTAATCCTTTAAATGTATGTCCTTCAGGAGTTACATCGAATGAAAAATACTGGCTTATGACAGGGCGTAATCCTAATTCAAGTAAGTACATTTCTTTGCGAGATGAACCCAATTCTCAGATAGGGAATCCTGATGATACAAGATTCCTTTATGCAATTTTTGGCGATCAACAAGCTTTTAGTAATCCAAGTCCGGCTACATTAAATATCCCACCAGGAGAAAGTTTTGTCTTTTATACTTTGATAACCTTAGATAGCGAATTAGCAGGTTTGCAGAATAAAGTACAACTTGCAGAAGATTTTTTAGCAAGCGGATTTGATTATTCATTAATTTCAGATTTACCTAGCATTCCTTATTTAAGTTCAGTCGAACCAATTTTCAATACTGATTCTGCGATATTACATTGGTTGATGCTGACGGAACCTGATGAATTTCAAATTTATTATAAAAAAGCAGATGCTCCTGCTTCTACCTGGCAAAATGAAGTTGCTGATCCAAGTTTGAATGAGTATATTATTTCCGGTTTAGAAAGTAGCTTTGAATACAAATTCAAAATTGGTTGTTTATTTGATGATGTTTATCTGGAAAGTTATGCAAAATATGTAGATATAATGGGAAATCTTTATGATGTTTGGCCTGGAGATTGTAATAATGATGGTTTTGTAGACGCGGATGATATCATTCCGATTGGACTTTACTGGAATGAAACAGGTACTGCTCGAGACAGCTTATCATACGTTTGGCAAAGTTGGGATTATCCAACTGACTGGATAGAATATGCAGCTTTCGCAGATTGCAATGGTGATGGACAAGTTAATATTTCTGATGTAGCTGCTATTTGTTTGAATTGGAATTATTCCCATGATGTTATGACCACAAATTGGAATTATCCCGATATAAATGCATTTGAAGATCAATTTTATCAACTCTACAATAATTTGGATGATTCAGGCATTGAATCAATGCTGAAAAATAGAATTGCGGAAGAATTTAATTTTCCAGCAGCAAATTTACCAAACTCGAGCATATTGTATCAAAATTATCCAAATCCCTTCAATCCCGATACGACAATTTCTTTTGAATTGCTGGAAGCTGGTGAAGCTGAATTACTGATTTTCAATTCGAAAGGACAATTAGTAAAAAAATTACTCGAAAGCAATCTAAATAAAGGGTTTCATGAATATGTCTGGAATGGTAAAAATTCAAGTGACCATTTAGTCCCAAGTGGAATTTATTTCTACCAGCTTAAGTTAAGTTCACAAAAAATAGCTACTTGCAAGATGCTATTGCTGAAATAA